The following proteins come from a genomic window of Anopheles ziemanni chromosome 3, idAnoZiCoDA_A2_x.2, whole genome shotgun sequence:
- the LOC131285367 gene encoding platelet-derived growth factor receptor alpha-like gives MMRCNDDERIKKAMLAELKIIILIGQHLNIVNFLGAVDDKNQNHDLMIVLEYCPYGNILDFIRINKSNFIYCSSQSLEAWRTDSTISDVMTSEEGLFRTRFNTKDLICWSKQIADGMAFLKSKNVCHGDLAARNVLLCEKNVVKISDFGLARAYNYGGYYKKAGKDRLPYKWLALESMSHQIFNVATDVWSYGVLLWEVFSLGVTPYPGIPLDDSFYTLLLEGYRMEKPRYANGKIYDIMCMCWKADPKLRPSFANLANMFNAMIPSDLQDHYMSLNDPYNDENNRCLNDDNQ, from the exons ATGATGCGTTGCAACGACGACGAGAGAATCAAAAAAGCAATGCTCGCAGAGTTAAAGATCATCATCCTGATCGGCCAGCATTTGAACATAGTCAACTTTTTAGGAGCTGTTgatgataaaaatcaaaacc ACGACTTGATGATCGTGTTGGAGTACTGTCCCTACGGAAATATCCTAGATTTCATACGCATTAACAAATCAAACTTCATATATTGCTCGTCTCAGTCGCTCGAAGCATGGAGAACAGATTCGACGATTTCCGATGTGATGACCTCTGAAGAGGGATTATTCAGAACGCGATTCAATACCAAAGATCTGATCTGCTGGTCGAAACAAATCGCGGACGGTATGGCATTCTTGAAATCCAAGAACGTCTGCCACGGTGATCTGGCTGCACGGAACGTGTTACTCTGCGAGAAGAATGTTGTGAAAATCAGCGATTTCGGTCTGGCACGGGCATACAATTACGGTGGCTACTATAAGAAAGCCGGTAAGGATCGCCTGCCCTATAAATGGTTGGCCTTGGAGAGCATGTCCCACCAGATATTCAATGTCGCTACGGACGTATGGTCCTACGGAGTGTTGCTCTGGGAGGTGTTCTCGCTGGGTGTCACTCCTTATCCGGGAATTCCACTGGATGATAGTTTCTACACCCTGCTGTTGGAAGGCTACCGGATGGAAAAGCCAAGATATGCCAACGGAAAGATTTATGACATCATGTGCATGTGCTGGAAGGCGGATCCCAAACTGCGACCGTCGTTTGCTAacttggccaacatgttcaaTGCCATGATACCTTCAGATTTGCAGGAT CACTATATGTCTCTGAATGATCCGTACAATGACGAAAACAACCGCTGCCTCAACGATGACAATCAATga